One genomic region from Vibrio cyclitrophicus encodes:
- a CDS encoding N-acetylmuramoyl-L-alanine amidase, whose amino-acid sequence MPEQACTEEQNCSRDQEGSEEQASKVKLIPSLDPCLPSASYSFSLVSVLLRLPHCPPYSFITVHCSATPPEQDVNVAEIRRWHKEKGWRDVGYHFVIRRSGDVELGRPLSQTGAHVKGHNKSNIGICIVGGCNTELQPEDNFTLSQRKALFGLVAALQEQFLISDENVKGHKDWGVNKECPVVRLRE is encoded by the coding sequence TTGCCAGAGCAGGCTTGTACGGAAGAGCAAAATTGTTCACGAGATCAGGAAGGCTCGGAAGAACAGGCTAGCAAGGTCAAGCTCATCCCCTCGTTAGATCCTTGTTTGCCTTCAGCATCCTATTCTTTCAGCCTGGTTTCGGTTTTACTCCGCTTACCTCATTGCCCGCCATACTCTTTTATTACGGTGCATTGCAGCGCCACACCACCGGAGCAAGATGTTAACGTCGCCGAGATTCGCCGATGGCATAAAGAGAAAGGCTGGCGCGATGTGGGGTACCACTTTGTGATTCGTCGCAGTGGGGATGTCGAACTTGGCAGGCCGCTGTCGCAAACCGGCGCACACGTGAAAGGACACAACAAGAGCAATATTGGCATTTGTATCGTCGGTGGCTGTAATACCGAGCTGCAACCAGAAGATAATTTCACACTTTCGCAGCGTAAGGCGCTGTTTGGTTTGGTGGCTGCCTTGCAAGAGCAGTTCTTGATTTCAGATGAGAATGTGAAGGGGCATAAAGATTGGGGGGTGAATAAGGAGTGTCCGGTAGTGAGGCTAAGAGAGTAA
- a CDS encoding polysaccharide biosynthesis tyrosine autokinase, producing the protein MTTQPSQQSHTDNSDEIDLGKLLGILLDAKWLIMLTTFAFAVFGIAFALLSTPIYKADALIQIEEKSSGGISSMVGDMGELFSQESSATTEVEIIKSRMILGETVDKFNLTTVTAPSYAPIIGKGLARLTGDINHIVVSRFALPSYASDYGHTIQIIDAEKGTYQLVRDDERVILKGKVGELATADDYSLFVAGFESSNGFEFTIGKRSRLEAIEWLKSSLSLSEQGKQTGILKLSFEGENKQQISEILNHISQIYFLQNVKRNSAEAEKSLSFLESHLPGIKSELTGYEDTLNNYRQENESIDLGLEAQSTLKVMVELEAQLNELTFKESEISQRFTKDHPAYKSLLDKRKTLLGEKDRLNKQVQKLPKTQREVLRMTRDVEVNQQIYIQLLNKVQELSIIKAGTVGNVRILDDAQAYANAVKPKKPLIVVLATLLGGMLSVAFVLVKAAFHRGVESPDQIEQIGLPVYAAVPKSDLQIELSNRFKSKKQKTKGAQALLAESNPADLSVEALRGLRTSLHFAMLEAKNNILMISGPAPGIGKSFISTNFAAVAAKTGQKVLLIDADMRKGYLQQSFGVGWDNGLSDVLSSKQEFAQSIKATPVENLDIITRGQVPPNPSELLMHPRFAELMEWASKEYDLVIVDTPPVLAVTDPSIVGAFAGTTLMVARYGQNTIKEIDVARNRFEQSGIEVKGVIFNAIEKKASSSYGYGYYNYAYSSDKK; encoded by the coding sequence ATGACAACACAACCATCTCAGCAATCACACACAGATAACTCTGATGAGATAGATTTAGGGAAACTGCTTGGTATCCTGTTGGACGCTAAATGGTTAATCATGCTCACCACATTTGCTTTTGCTGTGTTCGGTATCGCGTTTGCGCTACTTTCGACTCCAATTTATAAAGCAGACGCACTGATTCAAATTGAAGAGAAGAGCTCTGGCGGCATTTCATCAATGGTCGGTGATATGGGCGAATTGTTCTCTCAAGAGTCTTCTGCCACGACAGAGGTTGAGATCATTAAATCTCGCATGATCTTGGGCGAAACGGTTGATAAATTCAATTTAACCACCGTCACCGCTCCGAGTTATGCCCCAATTATTGGTAAAGGGCTTGCTCGCCTAACCGGTGATATTAACCACATTGTTGTGAGTCGTTTTGCGCTGCCAAGCTATGCCAGCGATTACGGACATACGATTCAGATTATTGATGCTGAAAAAGGCACTTACCAGCTCGTGCGTGACGATGAACGCGTTATCTTAAAGGGTAAAGTAGGTGAACTCGCGACAGCCGACGATTACAGCTTGTTTGTGGCAGGTTTTGAATCAAGTAATGGCTTTGAATTTACCATTGGTAAACGCAGCCGATTAGAAGCGATTGAATGGCTGAAATCTTCTTTGTCTCTGTCTGAGCAAGGTAAGCAAACTGGGATTTTGAAGCTAAGCTTTGAAGGTGAAAACAAGCAGCAGATCTCTGAGATACTCAACCATATCAGCCAAATTTACTTCTTACAGAACGTGAAGCGCAATTCAGCGGAAGCAGAGAAGAGCTTATCTTTCTTAGAAAGCCACCTTCCGGGCATTAAATCTGAGCTAACGGGCTACGAAGACACACTGAACAACTACCGCCAAGAAAACGAATCGATCGACTTGGGCCTAGAAGCACAATCAACACTGAAGGTAATGGTTGAGCTTGAAGCGCAATTGAATGAGCTGACGTTTAAAGAGAGCGAAATCAGCCAACGCTTCACTAAAGATCACCCAGCTTATAAATCACTGCTTGATAAGCGTAAAACGTTATTGGGCGAAAAAGATCGCCTAAACAAGCAAGTACAAAAGCTACCGAAAACCCAACGTGAAGTACTGCGTATGACACGTGATGTTGAAGTAAACCAACAGATTTACATCCAGCTTTTAAACAAGGTTCAAGAGCTAAGCATCATTAAAGCCGGTACCGTGGGTAACGTTCGTATTCTAGATGACGCTCAAGCGTATGCTAATGCCGTTAAACCGAAGAAGCCGTTGATTGTTGTGTTAGCAACTTTACTGGGTGGCATGCTCAGTGTTGCGTTTGTGTTAGTAAAAGCGGCGTTCCACCGAGGTGTTGAAAGTCCTGATCAAATTGAACAGATAGGCCTGCCTGTATATGCAGCGGTACCAAAATCTGATTTGCAGATTGAACTGAGTAACCGATTCAAATCCAAGAAACAAAAAACTAAGGGTGCACAAGCGCTGCTGGCTGAATCTAACCCTGCCGACCTTTCCGTTGAAGCACTGCGTGGCCTTCGTACCAGCTTGCACTTTGCGATGCTAGAGGCGAAAAACAACATTCTGATGATTTCAGGCCCTGCGCCAGGCATTGGTAAATCATTCATTTCGACCAACTTTGCCGCAGTCGCCGCCAAAACAGGCCAAAAGGTACTGTTGATTGATGCTGATATGCGTAAAGGTTACCTGCAACAAAGCTTTGGTGTGGGCTGGGATAATGGCCTTTCTGATGTATTGAGCAGTAAACAAGAGTTCGCTCAATCGATTAAAGCCACACCGGTAGAGAACCTAGACATTATTACTCGCGGCCAAGTGCCACCGAACCCCTCTGAGCTGCTGATGCACCCACGCTTTGCAGAACTGATGGAATGGGCATCGAAAGAGTATGACTTGGTGATTGTTGATACCCCACCCGTACTTGCGGTAACCGACCCAAGTATTGTTGGCGCCTTTGCGGGTACCACATTAATGGTTGCGCGTTACGGTCAAAACACCATTAAAGAGATCGATGTAGCTCGTAACCGCTTTGAACAATCAGGTATCGAAGTGAAAGGCGTTATCTTCAACGCCATCGAGAAGAAAGCATCAAGCTCATACGGCTACGGTTACTACAACTACGCCTATTCGAGTGATAAAAAGTAA
- a CDS encoding low molecular weight protein-tyrosine-phosphatase: MFNKILVVCVGNICRSPTGERVLQKLLPNKEVASAGIAAEKSRLIGKPADETAILIASENGVDVENHQSQQVTPQLCAQYDLILVMEKGHLEALTQISPEARGKTMLFGQWIGQKDIPDPYRQSREAFEHAYQLIDEAAQAWAKKL, translated from the coding sequence ATGTTTAATAAAATTTTGGTGGTGTGCGTGGGTAATATCTGCCGCTCACCGACTGGAGAACGTGTTCTTCAAAAGCTGCTTCCTAATAAAGAAGTGGCCTCTGCGGGTATTGCTGCCGAAAAAAGTCGTTTAATCGGTAAGCCAGCAGATGAAACGGCGATTTTGATCGCCTCTGAAAATGGTGTTGATGTTGAAAATCATCAATCTCAACAAGTCACACCGCAGCTTTGTGCTCAGTATGATTTGATATTGGTGATGGAGAAGGGCCATTTAGAAGCGCTCACTCAAATATCACCGGAAGCGCGTGGTAAAACCATGCTATTTGGTCAGTGGATTGGTCAGAAAGACATTCCCGATCCGTATCGTCAAAGCCGTGAAGCATTTGAACACGCCTATCAATTGATTGACGAAGCGGCACAAGCTTGGGCGAAAAAGCTGTAA
- a CDS encoding polysaccharide export protein, with the protein MKINKNRLLIALLPALLAGCTTPGTHLTTGNKNVIQPSEEQQESDISDVVNLYPLTAQSVSNYRSDSLSVSQANPKLDVDIAKYEYQVGVGDILNITIWDHPELTIPAGSYRSSAEAGNWVHADGTIFYPYIGTVEVAGKTVREVRSDISNRLAKYIESPQVDVNVAAFRSKKTYITGEVSNPGQQAITNIPLTLLDAVNRSGGLSEDADWRNVSLTRNGVEENLSLYGLMQRGDLTQNRLLQAGDIVHVPRNDNQKVFVMGEVNDPQLLKIDRVGMSLTEALSNVGGINQLSADATGVFVIRTSDDKSERMADIYQLNMEDASALVIGTEFDLKPYDIVYVTAAPISRWNRVIGQLVPTISGFNDLTEGMLRVRNW; encoded by the coding sequence ATGAAGATTAATAAAAATCGTCTCCTTATAGCGCTCCTTCCTGCACTGCTTGCAGGCTGTACGACTCCAGGAACCCACCTTACGACTGGCAATAAGAATGTGATTCAGCCTTCAGAGGAACAACAAGAGTCTGATATTTCAGACGTGGTTAATCTTTACCCATTGACCGCTCAATCGGTATCAAACTACCGAAGTGACTCTTTATCGGTTTCACAAGCAAACCCAAAACTCGATGTTGATATCGCGAAGTATGAATACCAAGTGGGTGTCGGTGATATCCTAAACATTACTATCTGGGATCACCCTGAATTGACCATTCCTGCTGGTTCTTACCGTAGTAGTGCAGAAGCAGGTAACTGGGTTCATGCTGATGGCACCATCTTCTACCCGTACATTGGTACTGTTGAAGTCGCTGGTAAAACCGTACGTGAAGTGCGTTCTGATATTTCAAACCGCTTAGCGAAATACATCGAAAGCCCTCAGGTTGATGTTAACGTTGCAGCTTTTCGATCTAAGAAAACCTACATTACCGGCGAGGTTTCAAACCCTGGCCAGCAAGCGATTACCAATATCCCTTTAACATTACTGGATGCCGTGAATCGCTCTGGTGGTTTGTCTGAAGATGCCGACTGGCGTAATGTTTCATTAACGCGTAATGGCGTGGAAGAAAATCTTTCACTTTACGGTTTGATGCAACGTGGTGACTTAACGCAAAACCGCTTACTGCAAGCGGGTGATATTGTTCACGTACCGCGTAACGATAATCAAAAAGTCTTCGTGATGGGTGAAGTGAATGACCCACAACTGTTGAAGATCGACCGTGTCGGCATGAGCCTAACGGAAGCACTGAGCAACGTAGGCGGCATTAACCAGTTGTCGGCAGATGCAACAGGCGTGTTCGTGATTCGCACTTCGGATGATAAATCGGAACGCATGGCCGATATCTACCAACTGAATATGGAAGATGCCTCTGCATTGGTGATTGGCACCGAGTTTGATTTAAAACCTTACGACATTGTGTATGTCACCGCCGCGCCAATCAGCCGCTGGAACCGTGTGATTGGTCAGCTTGTACCGACCATTTCTGGTTTCAACGACCTAACCGAAGGCATGTTGCGCGTTCGTAATTGGTAA